A single genomic interval of Salinarchaeum sp. IM2453 harbors:
- a CDS encoding rhodanese-like domain-containing protein, whose amino-acid sequence MISGFVDIDWLAEHQEDAVIIDVRDTGPFRRIGHIPTAVNIPYEEVRNPSGSLAGHLPDKDTFETIFSESGISPDDTVVAYDDAPGVYAARVLLTAQAFGHDGELYVLDGGFEAWSEKYDLESGEQTAARSDYTASEPGDPIVDRNAVENAVDDDDQILVDTRSRAEYESASIPGAVQVSWEDFIQDGQLCERSEIFSLLADRGITKDKKITLYCNTARRLSHTYSVLAELGYTDISVYEGSLTDWIREQDRGWSPLGLKEEVQSHRSFTGFVDDLGEDAIGRLKLVGMYHQKHRGYFMFRTKVPGGKLTAEQAKVIGEVADKYARAPEEHGGKAQNPEFGDGYLDITTRQGIQMHWVQMKDVPEIWDRYDDVGLTTLQSGGNSVRNVVTCPVSGLTSEESVDVHPTATDISDYFLGDERYANLPRKLKVSITGCHENCARGQIHDLTFLPAEKGAKFGFNVHIGGRLSDGPMKARNLDLFVQEEQIRDVVEATADMFIDHGSYLDTAVNRLGVLVDEWGIDEVRSEIVARCDFEINSSGDGLTEQYRGDHVGIHEQEDGNQYIGLNVPVGRMSGTDLTEIADIAAKYGNGEIRLSPAQNLIIPGVEPEKVDEVRQEPVIKKYSPDPGPFERGVIACTGKEYCTYGIINTKNRAARWARELDEWYEEEYEGEVNLDAVRAHLSGCSASCAHPQLADFGMRGEEIPTVNGSKPAVDLGLGGDLGRNQFVDWVAGSVPTADVPEIIKRMLTEYGKVSTGQSFSEWVEETSYQQLQQLVSGDDQPAPTMGKTKGGN is encoded by the coding sequence ATGATTAGTGGTTTTGTAGATATTGATTGGCTTGCAGAGCATCAAGAAGACGCGGTAATTATTGATGTTCGCGACACAGGTCCGTTTCGGCGAATTGGTCACATACCAACTGCGGTAAACATCCCATACGAAGAGGTCAGAAATCCTTCAGGATCACTAGCCGGACACTTACCGGACAAGGACACGTTTGAGACAATATTCAGTGAATCGGGAATTAGTCCTGACGATACGGTCGTCGCGTATGATGACGCACCGGGGGTATATGCTGCTCGAGTACTGTTAACTGCACAAGCATTCGGACACGACGGAGAGTTATATGTCTTAGATGGAGGGTTTGAGGCTTGGAGCGAAAAATACGATCTTGAGTCAGGCGAGCAGACAGCAGCAAGGAGTGATTATACCGCATCAGAACCTGGAGATCCAATTGTTGACCGGAATGCTGTCGAAAACGCAGTTGATGATGACGATCAGATACTTGTAGACACACGGTCACGCGCCGAATACGAATCAGCTTCAATCCCAGGAGCAGTGCAGGTAAGCTGGGAAGACTTTATCCAAGATGGACAATTATGTGAGAGATCAGAGATTTTTTCTCTGTTAGCTGACAGAGGCATAACAAAAGATAAAAAGATTACCCTGTATTGTAACACAGCCCGACGATTGAGTCATACATATAGTGTGTTAGCTGAGCTTGGATACACAGATATATCAGTATATGAGGGGAGTCTGACCGACTGGATTCGAGAACAGGATCGGGGGTGGAGTCCACTGGGACTTAAAGAGGAGGTACAGTCTCACCGTAGCTTTACCGGTTTTGTTGATGACCTAGGAGAAGATGCAATTGGGCGGTTGAAATTAGTTGGGATGTATCATCAGAAGCATCGGGGATACTTCATGTTCAGGACAAAAGTTCCGGGGGGAAAGCTGACCGCCGAACAGGCCAAGGTAATTGGTGAGGTCGCAGATAAGTATGCCCGGGCACCAGAAGAACACGGAGGTAAAGCCCAAAATCCAGAATTTGGTGACGGCTATCTTGATATCACAACACGTCAGGGTATTCAGATGCACTGGGTCCAGATGAAAGACGTGCCGGAGATCTGGGACCGGTATGACGATGTGGGACTAACAACACTACAATCGGGTGGAAACTCGGTTCGAAATGTTGTCACTTGTCCGGTGTCAGGACTCACATCAGAGGAGTCTGTTGACGTCCACCCAACCGCGACGGATATTTCAGATTACTTCCTTGGAGATGAGCGATATGCAAATTTGCCGCGAAAGCTCAAGGTCTCAATTACAGGATGTCATGAGAATTGTGCTAGAGGACAGATACACGATCTTACGTTCCTTCCTGCGGAGAAAGGTGCTAAGTTTGGTTTCAATGTACATATCGGAGGGCGATTATCTGATGGACCGATGAAAGCACGAAACCTTGATTTGTTCGTTCAGGAAGAACAGATCCGGGATGTCGTTGAGGCAACGGCAGATATGTTTATTGACCATGGAAGTTATCTTGACACGGCTGTCAACCGGCTCGGGGTTCTGGTTGACGAATGGGGAATCGACGAAGTACGAAGTGAAATTGTAGCAAGATGTGACTTTGAAATAAATTCATCTGGTGACGGATTAACAGAGCAATATCGGGGTGATCACGTTGGTATTCACGAGCAAGAGGATGGAAATCAGTATATTGGACTAAACGTGCCCGTCGGCAGAATGTCTGGCACTGACCTTACTGAGATTGCAGATATCGCTGCGAAATACGGAAATGGAGAAATTCGGTTATCACCGGCACAAAATCTGATAATTCCAGGCGTAGAACCAGAGAAGGTTGATGAAGTTCGCCAAGAGCCAGTGATCAAAAAGTATAGCCCAGATCCAGGACCATTTGAACGAGGGGTAATTGCTTGTACAGGAAAAGAATATTGTACATATGGAATAATTAACACAAAAAATAGGGCGGCAAGATGGGCTCGTGAGCTTGATGAGTGGTATGAAGAAGAATATGAAGGAGAAGTAAACCTAGACGCTGTTCGAGCGCACTTGAGTGGGTGTTCAGCGTCATGTGCACACCCGCAACTTGCTGACTTTGGAATGCGAGGAGAAGAAATCCCAACGGTCAATGGGTCCAAGCCAGCCGTCGACTTGGGATTGGGAGGTGATCTCGGCCGCAATCAGTTTGTAGACTGGGTCGCTGGAAGTGTACCAACAGCAGATGTTCCAGAGATAATCAAGCGAATGCTCACCGAATATGGGAAAGTGAGTACTGGCCAATCATTTTCAGAGTGGGTTGAAGAAACCTCATATCAGCAACTGCAGCAATTAGTGTCCGGAGACGATCAACCGGCCCCTACAATGGGAAAAACGAAAGGAGGTAATTAA
- a CDS encoding phosphoadenosine phosphosulfate reductase family protein yields MSRQFPEYVSVDYDDGTDTSPDDIPGLQNKIEKAIDVVYEGLTQYQRPAVMWTGGKDSTLTLYFIAEVVERYDLDAPPAVFIDHFQHFDEIHSFVETWAERWGVDLIYARNENVGEYVNTHDLEPGDEIPVDALDEHNQHHIRNILEYEEETFPFLLDTYVGNHLLKTVALNDTLEEYNFDSVISGVRWDEQEARASETFFSPRHDPDTYPPHDRVHPILQFTERDVWDTFWHYVVPDVVDEYPEEGYTPESSADLPDGVSKEDLPISPKYFEGFRSLGSEISTDKTSTHPAWLQDLESTTERAGRAQDKEDLMERLRDLGYM; encoded by the coding sequence ATGTCTCGACAATTTCCTGAATATGTTTCCGTCGATTATGACGATGGCACAGATACGAGCCCAGATGACATTCCCGGGCTCCAGAACAAAATCGAGAAAGCAATTGATGTTGTTTATGAAGGACTGACTCAGTACCAACGACCAGCTGTCATGTGGACTGGTGGCAAAGATTCCACATTGACATTGTATTTCATCGCTGAAGTTGTTGAACGATATGACTTGGATGCCCCTCCAGCAGTTTTTATTGATCACTTCCAGCACTTTGATGAAATACACTCATTCGTAGAAACATGGGCTGAGCGATGGGGGGTAGATCTCATATACGCTCGCAATGAAAATGTTGGTGAATACGTCAATACTCATGACCTTGAACCAGGTGATGAAATTCCTGTTGATGCTTTAGATGAACACAACCAGCATCATATTCGTAATATCCTCGAGTACGAGGAGGAGACGTTTCCTTTCCTTCTTGACACCTATGTCGGTAACCACCTATTGAAGACTGTTGCGCTTAATGATACGCTCGAAGAATACAACTTTGACAGTGTCATTAGTGGAGTTCGATGGGATGAACAAGAAGCACGTGCAAGTGAGACATTTTTCTCCCCTCGTCATGATCCTGACACGTATCCTCCTCATGACCGGGTCCATCCGATCCTGCAATTTACCGAACGGGATGTCTGGGATACCTTTTGGCACTATGTTGTCCCTGATGTTGTCGATGAGTACCCGGAAGAGGGATACACTCCTGAGTCGAGTGCTGACCTTCCAGATGGAGTTTCTAAAGAAGATTTACCGATCTCTCCAAAATACTTCGAAGGATTTCGATCACTCGGGAGTGAGATATCAACAGACAAAACATCAACTCACCCGGCATGGTTACAGGATCTTGAATCTACAACTGAACGTGCTGGTCGAGCGCAGGACAAAGAAGACCTCATGGAACGGCTTCGCGATCTCGGATATATGTAG
- a CDS encoding Coenzyme F420 hydrogenase/dehydrogenase, beta subunit C-terminal domain yields the protein MSQKNSHNTTTDTDRQPRIPTIGDDPRDAKEIADPRGKIWFRDLDEAVIEADRCIQCGTCEAACPSGSIGVDELDGRPTLVKMCTGCSLCWDFCPRSGMRYERANDIIQDRSGGRAQVTYAARAANEILQTRGQNGGAVTGLLARLLETGVIDGAVVAQEDPDKPLKGQSRLVTTKEELAETAGSVFTQMMQLGRVEELVAKSDLTDPDIALVGTPCVITGARSLQEFGRDSHLQHITLTIALMCTQSFEYEHLRSTLIDAGVRPSEVSSLSLVGDGLRIQTKSSETITIEVSGNDAPTMPGCDECADFVGKAADISAGTIGSQSGHSTLIARSDVGGEILRDCKKHLELTEIDTETAVNHLESWNKKQAESALSRDFDPEGELFIDYEEHRAAYDDTEREPQPHNPARCYQYERWC from the coding sequence ATGTCACAAAAGAATTCACATAACACCACGACAGACACGGACCGACAGCCACGAATCCCAACGATCGGAGATGATCCACGAGATGCAAAAGAGATAGCCGATCCACGCGGAAAAATTTGGTTTCGCGACCTCGATGAAGCAGTAATTGAGGCAGACCGATGTATTCAGTGTGGAACCTGTGAAGCGGCCTGTCCTTCCGGTTCGATTGGTGTTGACGAACTTGATGGACGACCAACACTGGTCAAAATGTGCACAGGATGTTCGCTTTGTTGGGACTTTTGCCCACGGAGTGGAATGCGATATGAACGGGCAAATGATATCATCCAAGATCGTTCAGGTGGTAGAGCTCAAGTGACATATGCTGCAAGAGCAGCAAATGAGATATTACAAACCCGTGGCCAGAATGGGGGTGCAGTTACAGGATTACTAGCAAGACTACTTGAGACGGGAGTAATAGACGGAGCAGTCGTTGCCCAAGAAGACCCGGATAAGCCATTGAAAGGGCAGTCTCGGTTAGTAACAACAAAAGAAGAGCTAGCAGAGACAGCTGGAAGCGTATTTACACAAATGATGCAGTTAGGTCGGGTCGAGGAGTTAGTTGCTAAGTCCGATCTTACTGACCCCGACATAGCACTGGTTGGAACACCCTGTGTTATCACGGGAGCAAGATCGTTACAAGAATTTGGGCGTGATTCACATCTACAGCATATCACGTTAACAATCGCATTAATGTGTACACAGAGCTTTGAATACGAACACCTCCGGTCAACACTAATTGACGCCGGTGTACGTCCATCAGAAGTTTCATCTCTATCGCTGGTGGGAGATGGACTGCGGATTCAAACAAAATCCAGTGAGACAATTACGATAGAGGTGTCGGGTAATGACGCTCCGACAATGCCTGGATGTGATGAGTGTGCAGACTTTGTCGGAAAAGCCGCGGATATCAGTGCTGGAACAATCGGAAGCCAGAGCGGTCACTCAACATTGATTGCGCGAAGTGATGTCGGAGGGGAAATACTCCGTGACTGTAAAAAACACTTAGAATTAACAGAGATTGACACTGAGACAGCAGTAAACCATCTTGAGTCATGGAACAAGAAACAGGCAGAAAGTGCTCTGAGCCGGGATTTTGATCCTGAAGGAGAGTTATTCATTGACTACGAAGAACACCGGGCAGCATATGATGATACCGAGCGAGAACCACAACCACATAATCCAGCACGATGTTATCAGTATGAGCGGTGGTGCTGA
- a CDS encoding sirohydrochlorin chelatase, with translation MSTREQQGVPDGIVLVGHGSSVEESNELVRRVGRRLESRIGKPVQVGFIEKSDPDVQSGVKSLIENCQSITILPLLLFAATHIKQDIPEAIQQIKRDNPNITIKRGKHLGSHPKMVEIVRQRVEDARSELLSEQDSSETTVIFCPKGTSDKDANKTAKEISKQLQQKIDWGQVKPAFLTMGSPSLESVLDTTTTDETRSTIVVPYTVGDGIIANRIRSKAREFRKGNDTCRVITTDVVGARIDDQLIDVLVDRAKRYDEES, from the coding sequence ATGAGTACAAGAGAACAACAGGGCGTGCCCGATGGAATTGTGCTTGTTGGACATGGATCATCAGTTGAAGAGTCAAATGAGTTAGTACGCCGTGTTGGCAGGAGGCTAGAGTCCCGAATTGGGAAACCGGTACAGGTAGGATTTATTGAAAAATCTGACCCAGATGTGCAATCAGGAGTCAAGTCACTGATTGAGAACTGTCAAAGTATTACCATTTTACCGCTTTTATTGTTTGCAGCAACACACATTAAACAGGATATCCCAGAAGCAATACAACAAATAAAGCGAGATAATCCAAATATTACAATTAAACGAGGGAAGCATCTGGGATCACATCCAAAAATGGTTGAGATTGTTAGACAGCGCGTTGAGGATGCAAGATCAGAGTTACTCTCAGAGCAGGATTCATCCGAGACAACGGTTATTTTTTGTCCGAAAGGAACAAGCGACAAGGATGCGAATAAAACAGCTAAAGAAATTAGCAAGCAGTTACAGCAGAAGATAGATTGGGGCCAAGTCAAACCAGCATTTCTCACTATGGGAAGTCCATCGTTGGAGTCGGTATTAGACACGACAACAACAGACGAAACGCGTAGTACAATTGTTGTCCCGTATACAGTTGGTGACGGGATAATCGCTAACAGGATACGAAGCAAGGCAAGAGAGTTCAGAAAAGGGAATGATACGTGCCGAGTCATCACAACAGATGTGGTCGGGGCCAGAATTGATGATCAATTAATTGACGTCCTTGTTGACCGGGCAAAAAGATATGATGAAGAAAGCTAA
- the map gene encoding type II methionyl aminopeptidase, which translates to MAVDLDAEQYEKHREAGEILTQVRSETVDRIEVGASHLEIAEFAENRIRELGGEVAFPLNISIDEEAAHRTPAADERTTFGEDLVNIDIGVHIDGWIADSAITVDLTGEHSDLVKASEDALDAAIETIEDGVDTGTVGAAIEQAIDARGYNPVVNLTGHGLGRYDQHTEPSIPNREVSQGVTLEAGDVVAVEPFVTDGTGKVTEGSNEEIFMLEQEGSVRNRDARQALEQIAEEFKTLPFAARWLDVRRPKMALRRLKANDIVHGYPVLKEKEGKFVSQKEHTVIVTDDGCEVVTR; encoded by the coding sequence ATGGCTGTGGACCTTGACGCTGAGCAGTATGAAAAACATCGAGAGGCAGGCGAGATTCTCACACAGGTGCGTTCGGAAACCGTAGACAGGATTGAGGTGGGAGCAAGCCATCTTGAAATTGCAGAATTTGCTGAAAACCGAATACGGGAACTCGGTGGTGAAGTTGCATTTCCACTAAACATCAGTATCGATGAGGAAGCGGCCCATCGGACACCAGCAGCAGACGAAAGAACAACATTTGGTGAAGATCTTGTAAACATAGATATTGGTGTACATATTGACGGCTGGATCGCTGACTCAGCAATTACTGTTGATTTGACCGGAGAGCATAGCGATCTTGTCAAGGCAAGTGAAGATGCATTAGACGCAGCAATTGAGACGATTGAGGATGGTGTGGATACTGGAACTGTTGGGGCAGCAATTGAACAAGCAATCGATGCCCGAGGATACAACCCAGTTGTCAATCTAACAGGCCATGGACTGGGTCGATATGATCAACATACTGAACCATCGATTCCGAACCGAGAGGTCTCACAGGGAGTAACGCTTGAGGCCGGGGATGTCGTTGCAGTTGAGCCGTTCGTAACTGACGGCACAGGAAAAGTAACAGAAGGAAGTAATGAAGAAATATTTATGCTTGAGCAAGAGGGGTCAGTTCGGAATCGCGATGCGAGACAAGCCCTTGAGCAGATTGCTGAAGAGTTTAAAACACTACCATTTGCTGCCCGATGGTTAGATGTTCGGCGACCAAAGATGGCACTGCGTCGGTTAAAAGCAAATGATATTGTTCATGGGTACCCTGTTCTTAAAGAGAAAGAAGGAAAATTTGTGAGCCAGAAAGAGCACACAGTAATCGTCACTGATGACGGTTGTGAAGTAGTAACACGATAG
- a CDS encoding HIT domain-containing protein gives MDQIFAPWRIKWVKQGSENEEINGCVFCELPKQNDDRDNLIVARSEHTFVLLNNYPYNPGHLMVIPHSHVATFDELSDVELLDHARMKARTIEALDTAVNPAGFNVGVNLGGKAAGGSIDDHLHTHVVPRWTGDANFMPVISDTKVIVEALEDTYEWVHEAFSEQAETNSTGLDTAVTIVDP, from the coding sequence ATGGATCAAATCTTTGCCCCGTGGCGAATTAAATGGGTCAAACAAGGAAGTGAAAATGAAGAAATTAATGGATGTGTTTTCTGTGAACTTCCTAAGCAGAATGATGATCGGGACAATTTGATTGTGGCACGTAGTGAGCATACATTTGTTCTGTTAAACAACTACCCATACAACCCTGGGCATCTTATGGTAATCCCTCATTCCCACGTGGCCACCTTTGATGAGCTATCAGATGTAGAATTACTCGATCATGCTCGAATGAAAGCCCGAACAATCGAAGCACTAGACACTGCTGTTAATCCAGCAGGGTTTAATGTAGGAGTCAACTTAGGAGGAAAAGCCGCTGGTGGATCCATTGATGACCATCTACATACCCACGTAGTTCCGCGATGGACAGGTGATGCTAACTTTATGCCGGTAATCTCTGACACCAAAGTTATTGTTGAAGCACTTGAGGATACTTATGAATGGGTGCATGAAGCTTTTTCCGAACAGGCAGAGACAAATTCAACTGGCCTGGACACAGCAGTCACAATTGTTGACCCATAA
- a CDS encoding bifunctional 2-polyprenyl-6-hydroxyphenol methylase/3-demethylubiquinol 3-O-methyltransferase UbiG, translating into MSSSNDDPSDSDSMYGWRIKSVKSALQSRGLDTGDLSVDDLTSLGHLDQYHYYGTAACDEAIDVLGLNSDRRVLDIGSGIGGPARYLADKTGCTVHGVEMKDDLVAMSRKLTDRVGLDDHVTFTNDDAANIEFSTDRYDHAVMWLVLIHIDNPQALLESLTTALHQQGTILIEAIANNGLSSTQQDILRQTIDASDVLTESELVEYCSEAGFVDIKTCDLTDAWTNWTQHRYTLFTENQEPFVDLHGEQIYQQRREVYRTMADLFSDNALRGVRLTARVSDDTSLELSSRQQTSLQKYSADLLLEM; encoded by the coding sequence GTGAGCTCCAGCAACGATGATCCCTCTGACAGCGACTCAATGTATGGATGGCGCATCAAAAGCGTAAAATCCGCTCTGCAGAGTCGTGGCCTTGATACCGGAGATCTCTCTGTTGATGATCTTACATCTCTCGGTCATCTTGACCAATATCACTATTATGGCACTGCGGCGTGTGATGAGGCGATTGACGTTCTTGGATTAAATTCTGATCGTCGTGTTTTGGATATCGGTAGTGGTATCGGCGGTCCTGCTCGCTACCTTGCCGACAAAACTGGCTGTACTGTACATGGTGTTGAGATGAAAGATGACCTTGTTGCAATGTCACGTAAACTTACGGACCGTGTTGGACTTGATGATCATGTTACATTCACCAACGATGATGCCGCTAATATTGAGTTTTCGACAGACAGGTACGATCACGCTGTTATGTGGCTTGTATTAATCCATATTGACAATCCTCAGGCCTTACTGGAGTCACTAACAACTGCACTTCATCAGCAGGGAACTATACTCATTGAGGCTATTGCCAATAACGGCTTATCTTCTACACAGCAAGATATTCTTCGTCAGACTATTGATGCATCAGATGTACTCACTGAGTCTGAACTTGTCGAGTACTGCTCCGAAGCCGGCTTTGTTGACATCAAAACGTGTGATCTTACAGACGCTTGGACAAACTGGACTCAACATCGATATACCCTTTTTACGGAGAATCAAGAACCGTTTGTTGATCTACATGGTGAACAGATATATCAACAACGTCGTGAAGTTTATCGCACCATGGCTGACCTTTTCTCAGATAATGCTCTTCGTGGTGTTCGGTTAACAGCACGTGTCTCGGACGATACATCACTAGAGCTTTCATCTCGACAACAAACATCACTACAAAAGTATAGCGCCGATCTGCTCTTAGAAATGTGA
- the cobA gene encoding uroporphyrinogen-III C-methyltransferase: MIKEKADKDSSQSGASSEETSEGKVSLVGAGPGDPDLLTRRAWKRLQTADVVLYDSLTTNDLIDEIPENTEKVDVGKRQPDPMTQEQINELMKNKAEKGEHVVRLKSGDPTVFGRGGEETEHLAEHEIEFETVAGISSVLAAATESGIPLTHRDYSSNLMIVTGHQASEKRGSTVDWEAVADTVIAGGTVIILMGVAKLPEIVQALQDYGVSKETPAGMVEKATWDSEQVITGTLETIVSKRDKQNIEPPAVTIVGSVVNIRDSVSDYLIK; the protein is encoded by the coding sequence ATGATTAAAGAGAAAGCAGATAAAGATAGCTCCCAGTCGGGAGCATCATCGGAAGAAACAAGCGAGGGAAAAGTTTCTCTCGTCGGGGCAGGACCAGGTGATCCAGACTTATTGACACGTCGGGCATGGAAGCGATTACAGACAGCAGATGTTGTTCTATATGACTCTCTGACAACAAACGATTTAATTGATGAAATTCCTGAGAACACGGAAAAAGTTGATGTCGGAAAGCGTCAGCCAGACCCGATGACACAAGAACAGATTAATGAACTGATGAAGAACAAAGCAGAAAAAGGAGAACATGTAGTTCGATTGAAGTCTGGAGACCCAACGGTGTTTGGCCGAGGGGGAGAAGAAACAGAACATCTTGCAGAACATGAGATTGAATTTGAGACAGTTGCAGGTATTTCCAGTGTCCTCGCAGCGGCAACAGAGAGTGGTATCCCGCTGACACACCGCGACTATTCATCAAACCTCATGATAGTAACTGGCCACCAAGCATCAGAAAAGCGTGGAAGCACAGTCGACTGGGAAGCAGTTGCTGATACAGTAATCGCCGGGGGAACAGTTATTATTTTAATGGGTGTTGCTAAATTGCCAGAGATTGTTCAAGCACTTCAGGATTATGGAGTTTCAAAGGAGACACCAGCAGGAATGGTTGAGAAGGCAACGTGGGACAGCGAACAAGTCATTACAGGTACACTCGAAACAATTGTTAGCAAAAGAGATAAACAAAACATTGAGCCACCGGCAGTCACAATCGTTGGTAGCGTTGTGAACATACGAGATTCTGTGTCTGACTATCTTATTAAGTGA
- a CDS encoding bifunctional precorrin-2 dehydrogenase/sirohydrochlorin ferrochelatase: MIPLFHDFKDKEVVIIGGGSVALRKAKRFVQEASVTVVAESFAEGFDEVPCTCITKRVTELNIHEIITDAYLVIAATDSEEVNENIVTAANQRDILVNRVDQPNDIVVPSHIDGDHVSVAIATGGASPATTKHLRLELTPVIEEADAMAEIQMELREALKKEISDQQQRKQLLWKVMDSERVWEQLPNNQDKGLEIAREIIDIK; encoded by the coding sequence ATGATCCCATTATTCCATGATTTTAAAGATAAGGAAGTTGTTATTATTGGAGGAGGCTCAGTTGCACTTCGGAAAGCTAAGCGGTTCGTACAGGAAGCATCGGTAACGGTGGTTGCCGAGTCTTTTGCAGAAGGATTTGATGAGGTTCCGTGTACATGCATCACGAAGAGAGTAACTGAATTAAATATTCACGAAATTATTACTGATGCATATCTTGTTATTGCTGCGACAGATAGCGAGGAGGTTAACGAAAACATTGTTACTGCAGCAAATCAACGAGATATACTTGTAAATCGAGTAGACCAACCAAACGATATAGTTGTTCCGAGCCATATCGATGGTGACCACGTATCAGTTGCAATCGCAACGGGAGGAGCGAGTCCGGCGACAACAAAGCATTTGCGACTGGAGTTGACGCCAGTAATAGAGGAGGCTGATGCTATGGCAGAAATTCAGATGGAGTTACGGGAGGCACTAAAGAAAGAAATCTCAGATCAGCAGCAGCGAAAACAGCTCCTGTGGAAGGTGATGGATTCTGAACGAGTCTGGGAGCAACTTCCGAATAACCAAGACAAAGGGCTCGAAATCGCACGAGAGATCATCGACATAAAATGA
- a CDS encoding DUF5830 family protein, which produces MDGDPVELGVELLAAIDENELSIADAIDRIETITTDPTLTRNILREAESRGIIERKDATIQSHSTIPIDFTQDVVQKEGKFTCRRCGTDISTGHFVKLDAGKLGPFGSSCIRKVTGRDE; this is translated from the coding sequence ATGGATGGAGACCCAGTTGAACTTGGAGTGGAATTGCTAGCAGCTATTGATGAAAATGAACTTTCAATAGCTGATGCAATAGATCGCATTGAGACAATTACAACTGATCCGACCCTTACGCGCAATATTCTTCGAGAGGCGGAATCTCGCGGCATTATCGAACGAAAAGATGCAACGATTCAATCACACAGTACTATACCCATTGATTTCACGCAGGATGTTGTTCAGAAAGAAGGCAAGTTTACGTGCCGACGCTGTGGAACTGATATTTCAACTGGACACTTTGTCAAGCTAGATGCTGGTAAACTGGGACCGTTCGGCTCCTCCTGTATTCGAAAAGTCACTGGGCGTGACGAATAG